Proteins co-encoded in one Flavobacterium sp. M31R6 genomic window:
- a CDS encoding T9SS sorting signal type C domain-containing protein translates to MKKTLLLIIGFFLISLMSFGKSASSDDSKVLHGGYISLPRNFGAEGSFFKETKLNAVAIERHRVWLNLTNDEGAFKQVLVGYITGATNGVDTAYDGLSIDSNKYIDFYSRIDNQNYVIQGRALPFNETDKVPLGYKTAIEGTFEISIAKVDGLFATQNVFVEDKVTHIIHNLKNGSFSFTTGIGVFNDRFVLRYTDDAPVMPPVVLEPPVVVVPPVIMPPAVVDSPVVVTPPIVTEPPVVVDSPIVVEPVEVVIPPIVAELPIVVESPVVVELPVVVEPVVSVAEPIAVESTVVVDSPVNVAPEVVVESPVVVVTEPIVAEPSVVVDSSVNLAPEVVVESPVVAVTEPIVAEPSVAVDSPVIVAPEVVVESPVVVELPVVVEPVVSVAEPIAVESTVVVDSSVIVAPGVVVESPVVVELPVVLEPVVVLTTPIVAEPSVVVDSPVNVAPEVVAQRPVIAVPPVIVLDSTSKNPLLDRKEKSVVVSVRDHQIKINSLNEIMSTVVVYDLKGRMLYENGHINDNEFIIQELNSSDQFLIVVTELANKNRITKKIVL, encoded by the coding sequence ATGAAAAAAACTCTACTTTTAATTATCGGATTCTTTTTGATTTCGTTAATGTCATTTGGAAAATCAGCTAGTAGTGATGATTCTAAAGTGCTACATGGGGGTTATATTTCACTTCCAAGGAATTTCGGTGCCGAGGGCTCTTTTTTTAAAGAAACAAAATTAAATGCTGTTGCCATAGAGAGACATCGCGTTTGGTTGAATTTAACAAATGATGAAGGAGCTTTCAAGCAGGTATTAGTTGGATACATTACAGGAGCAACTAATGGTGTTGATACTGCATATGATGGTTTGAGTATAGACAGTAATAAATATATTGATTTTTATAGTAGAATTGATAATCAGAATTATGTGATTCAAGGACGTGCCTTGCCATTTAATGAAACAGATAAAGTGCCATTAGGTTATAAAACGGCTATCGAGGGAACTTTTGAGATAAGCATTGCTAAAGTGGATGGTCTTTTTGCGACTCAAAATGTTTTTGTAGAAGATAAAGTGACTCATATTATACATAATTTAAAGAACGGATCTTTTTCATTTACCACTGGTATAGGTGTTTTCAATGATCGTTTTGTGTTGCGATATACAGATGATGCTCCGGTAATGCCGCCGGTTGTGCTTGAGCCACCTGTTGTTGTAGTACCTCCTGTTATCATGCCTCCTGCAGTAGTTGATTCACCCGTTGTTGTAACACCACCTATTGTTACTGAGCCTCCAGTTGTGGTTGATTCGCCTATAGTTGTTGAACCAGTTGAGGTAGTAATACCTCCTATTGTTGCTGAGCTTCCAATTGTTGTTGAGTCTCCAGTTGTAGTTGAACTTCCTGTAGTTGTAGAACCAGTAGTTTCTGTAGCTGAGCCAATTGCAGTTGAGTCTACAGTAGTGGTTGATTCACCAGTTAATGTAGCACCAGAGGTTGTTGTTGAGTCTCCGGTTGTTGTTGTAACAGAGCCAATAGTTGCCGAGCCTTCAGTAGTGGTTGATTCATCAGTTAATTTAGCACCAGAGGTTGTTGTTGAGTCTCCGGTTGTTGCTGTAACAGAGCCAATAGTTGCTGAACCTTCAGTAGCGGTTGATTCACCAGTTATTGTAGCACCAGAGGTTGTTGTTGAGTCTCCCGTTGTAGTTGAACTTCCTGTAGTTGTAGAACCAGTAGTTTCTGTAGCTGAGCCAATTGCAGTTGAGTCTACAGTAGTAGTTGATTCATCAGTTATTGTAGCACCAGGGGTTGTTGTTGAATCTCCAGTTGTTGTTGAACTTCCTGTAGTTTTAGAACCAGTAGTTGTTTTAACTACGCCAATTGTTGCAGAACCTTCAGTAGTGGTTGATTCACCAGTTAATGTAGCACCAGAGGTTGTTGCACAACGTCCAGTAATTGCAGTACCTCCGGTGATTGTTTTGGATTCCACTTCAAAGAATCCATTATTAGATAGAAAAGAAAAATCAGTTGTAGTATCAGTAAGAGATCATCAAATTAAAATAAACTCCTTGAATGAGATTATGTCTACGGTTGTGGTTTATGACTTGAAAGGAAGAATGCTTTATGAAAATGGCCATATCAACGATAATGAGTTTATCATACAAGAATTGAATTCCAGTGATCAATTTTTAATTGTTGTAACTGAATTGGCTAATAAAAATAGAATTACTAAAAAAATTGTTTTATAA